Within the Anaerolineae bacterium genome, the region GATGTTTTCGTTCACTTTTCGGCCATTCAGATGGACGGCTACCGCAGCCTGGAAGAGGGCCAGCGGGTCGAGTTCTCCATCGAACAGGGTCCCAAGGGCTTGCAGGCCGCCAATGTGGTGGTGATCGGGTAGCCCTCTGGGCCACGACGAACCCCCAAAGCCAAAAGCCGCTCCTCACGGAGCGGCTTTTTTCCTACCCCTCTCTTGACGCCCTTGATACAATAGAAACCAACCCATCCTCCAAGGAGAGAAAAAGATGCACTATCGAAGGTTAGGTC harbors:
- a CDS encoding cold-shock protein — its product is MSERYVGTVKWFNATKGFGFIGREDGEDVFVHFSAIQMDGYRSLEEGQRVEFSIEQGPKGLQAANVVVIG